Part of the Zingiber officinale cultivar Zhangliang chromosome 8A, Zo_v1.1, whole genome shotgun sequence genome, ATTCTTCATATCTCATCTTTTGCCATCATTATCCTCCTACTTTTCTTTCTGACTGTTCAAAAGTCATGGAAGAAAAGACAGCCAAAATGAATGGATTAGTTCCTCCTATGCAGGACATGCTTTTTCGGCCCCTCTTTAAACACTATTGTCATAATATTTGATTCATCTGATCTGATGAAACAAAACCACATAGCTGTTATCATCAACTTCCATTATTGATCCTTAGCTAGCTTTTGCATGTACCTCTCCGACATATGGCTACTGTGCATATATATCTAATTTATTCTTTATAGTCCTGAAAAGACCTCTTTTGATTCCTGccattattttcctttttttatttataaaagctAAAGAAGAATTCCATTCAAGTGCTATTCTCTATAAGTGGGAAAACTGACTAGATTACAACTCCATAACATTATAATATCTCCATATTTGATGACATTGAAGAAATGGAGAATTGAATCATGATAATTTTGTTTGCAAACAAGTTTAAGATGGTTTTTTCCATGTACATATTTGTGAAAAAAAAgggaagaacaaaaaaaaaaaaactttccctACAATTTTGACAGTTCTTAGAAGTCTGCACAAGATTCACAGTGAAGAGTTATTGGAGCACAATCTCCTCAAACAAAATAATgataacaataataatatatcAACAAACCTAAGTTTTACGCTAAGAGGAACATGATTCATGATGATGCATGCAAAGTAAAACGGTTGTCTTTATTTTAATTGCTAGTGGTTGAAAGAATCCCAATGGTTAaaactaaactctaaaccctaaatTTATATTGTGGGCTAGATTCAACCCCCCATTATCCAATAAAGGAATGACTATCTGATCTTTGgccaaaaagaagaaagaaagattaCGAGGGCTAGAATATGTCATTCTCGGAACCATATCCCACCTCATTGCATAAAGTGAGTGAAAGAGGTGAGAATCCAAGGTTGTTTTCTTCAACTTGCACATTATGACTTGGGTTTTGAGGTTGTTGTTCAGTGGAATAGAATCCACTTTGTCATGGAAGAAGAAGCAGCAGGAGAAGGAGAGGCACATTAGGCTCGTCGGGAGGTTAATTAGTATCGGGATTAGCATATCCTAAAGTGTACTTaacattttaaattgaatttagtCCTGAAGGGAATCCATCACCTCTATAGATTATTGTGCTCAAGGGACATGTGATAGTAAATTAAAAAAGAGTAGAAAACAAGAAGATTTCTACATTATTGTTATTAAGCGAGGTTTGTTGTTCTACTTTTGCACTAGCAAACCTGCGACGTGTGTTAGGTTCGAGCCTGAGTCCAAACTATTGGTTCCGAATCGGTTCCACCACTACCTCAGTCCCTATAAAAGAGCCCCCTATCACGTACCCCTTCTCCAAACAACTTCCTCAACCCCTTTCACTCACTGTTCCATCCAAACCTCTTCAATTCCCTCCCCCTCAACATCCAACATGGCCTCAGCATGGACCGAGCATCAGAACAAGCTCTTTGAGCGCGCTCTAGCAGTCTTCGACAAGGACACCCCCGACCGGTGGCACAACGTGGCCCGAGCAGTCGGCGGGGGCAAGACTGCCGAGGAGGTCAAGTCCCACTACGACCTCCTAATCGAGGACCTCAAAAGCATTGAGTCCGGCCGCGTCCCTTTCCCCAACTACAAGTAGCTAGCCGTCCAACACCTACAGGTACACCACTTCCTCCCCAATGTCATTCGGTATCTTACTATCGATCCCAGCTTGTACCTTTGAGACACCAAGAATCTAAGGACTTTGTCTGTTACTGAACCTAGCAACCTCACGTGAGATGTAATCATAGACATAATCTCACTTTGTCACCATATGAATACAGAAAATTAACTAGCTATATTTTTCGATAGATTCGATAAGATACTGACATTAATTCCTCTGTTCATAACAAGTTTCTTAAATATTTAAGTTTCAGGGTGAGCAAGTATATGGCCTTGGAGTGGAGATTTCACTTATTCAGTATCAACTATTATGAAGTAGATGGGCCAATGCTATGTATCAATGACAACTTTTATAATGAATGAGTAATGTTATAGTACACCTGAGAAGTTTGAATTAGAATTACTTGAAACACTGGACCGTCCGCAAACCTATATGCATTTGGACCGTCCGCAAACCTATATGCACTTCTCCGAACCGAGCTAGTAAgaggttcgagcttggcttggtTGGTTTTCTCCCTAAACTCGAGTTCGGCTTGAATTTGATTCGAGCTTTAATTCTTAAGCTCGAGCTTGGTTCGTCATGAAATTAAATAGTtcacgaacagttcgagctcggttcAAAAATAACTTGTTTAAAAGTTAAACAAGCttagctcaagctcggctcgagtTTGATTCGAGATTTACTTCTTaagttcgagcttggttcgtaaTGAAATTAAATAGTTCTCAAACGGCTCGAGCTCAATTCAAAAATAGCTCGTTTAAAAGTTAAACGAGTTTAGTTTGAGATTGGCTTGTTCACATATCATTTTCAGATTGTTAAACAAGCTCGAGTTCTAACTCGTTAGACATATAATTGAGTTCAAATtaactgatatatatatatatatatcttaaaattaaaaaaaaatattttagatccTTACAGGATGTGCAGTGTAAGAGGCGTATCAAAACTCACTCTCTATATATAAACGAGTCTCTTCTTAACGAATATGTTTACGAACCTCTTAATGGATGGACATGTTCATAAGTCTCAAAATGAATATATTCATAAATTCACGAATTAAATATTGTTAAGTTTGAGCTTAGCTCGATAATATTAGCTCGAAATTAAGCTTGAACTCAACTcgttaatttaatcaaattatttttttttttcaaactgagACCCTAGCGACTTGGCTTATTTACAATTCTATTTTCTGATTTATCCTAGTGGCAGTGAAAAATATCCATGGGATTGCACCCCGATCACACGTAGATATAAAGAGTAATACTAGACATTTATAATCCTGAATTCTTGATCTCCACGCATATGACAACGTTGGCCCAATTAGCTTAGGATTTGGACCGGCCTAAAGGCCATTTGTTGATcaactaaaatgtttaaaatcCAAGAGGTAGGGAGACTATGGAATTTAATTTTATTCAGTcactttttgataaaattttaaaatacaaatTGGCCCTTGGAGCTACACTGTTGTAGTGAAAGGATCGTAAGTTGTCATCCAAATATTTACAATTCAATCTTCAATTACGATATATTTACATAAATTTTTCTTTCACATGAGGCACGTAATCATGAGATGTTAGACTTCCGGACAGTCCAACGTGAGCGTTTTCTTATTTATCCCGATGATTGATGAAAATTTTTTCTAGAACCAGATCGATCATCCAAATTTAATGTTACTGGTTCATCATTATATTTGAAAATGTAAATTGAAAAAAAAGCTACATGTTTttgacaaaaatattttttaaaaaactttcgttTTTAAGTTGCTGCCTAATCGGTCTGGTCCACACCGACCCCTAGACTAAGCATGGAAAATAGTTTTCGGTCTACGAtcatcatgatttttttttttattaaattatcaGTAGAATAAAATATCATTATGTGCCAATTAAGACAGCTGAGTCGACCGAATATATATAGTAAACCAAACGTGATAAAAACGTACATAAAATTAGCATTCACCAATAAAACATGAGCCGTACTGGAATTAGattgtgttttttttaatatatatatacctgATAAAAATCCCAACAGGAAGCCCATGCACCTTCCTCAGCATATCACACCTAACAATCTACCATGCAATACAACGATCGACGTCATATCGATTACGTTTGTTtagtttaaattatatatattaataagaCTAAAAAAAACGAGATTCATGTTGTCTTATCCGTGATCACCAACTACAGTTGCTGATGGGAACATTGCTTCTTCTTCTGAGTTGGAATGACATGAGGACGAGCATTACATTCTCCTGATGAAAGATTTATTTTATAGAGTTTGTTTAAATTACAAAGATGGCATTGCAGTCTAATTTGTTGATCCTACGTGCTCCAAAAGTAAAAGATTTATTTTGGAGGGAGATACATCGGTGACGTGATAAATATATATTGGCTGTTGCTACTTAGAAATATCAGAAGAAGGAGAATAAAGAGAAAAACCACCGTCGTCGGAGAACCTAAAGAATAATTGACTGAAAATAAGAAATTAGAATAGGGCTGGAATGCCCTAGCATTCTCATTCCGACGTTCAAATCAGAATTAGTCAAAGGATGAGATCAAAATAGAAACAGGAAACAGTTgagagttattttttttagaattagaaAAAAATAAGTGAAGGACCATTAGTATAAGGAAGATAAGAAGTCATCTAAGATAGCATAAAAGGGGAGTCAGCAGGAGGCAAGGTAAATTCTTCTTTTTTCTAATTCTAAAAAAGCAATTCTCAACTGTTCCTTGTTTCTACTTTATTCCCTTTCTTTGATTGGTTTTGACTTCATAAGAGTGGTAATGCTGGGGCATCCACTACAAAACAACTACtatttagggacgaatttgataaaaaaattcgtcgcaaaattttttgcgacgaattttgggatgaatttatATTCGTCCCAAAAATGGCGTTGCAAAATGTTAGCGACGAATACATAATTTTCGTTGGAAATATTTGCgacaaatttaaattttcgtcGCAGAATTTGTTGCAAATCTGCAACGAACatttattcgttgcaaatttcataattttatattgcGACAAACATATACTTTTGtcccaaatttgcaacgaaaattttTCGTCGCAAAAAACGTTGCCTAATTACAAATGACTAGAGGGAAAAAAACCTAAGAAATTTgtgacaaaaaaatattttcgtcccaaatttgcgacgaatccagattcgtcgcaaatttgggacgaatccagattcgtcccaaattttggacGAATCCAGATTTGTCGCAAATTTGCGACGaacctagattcgtcccaaaaacaTCGCTTTAACCACGTTGGGTAAAAAGGCTATTtgcgacgaattttgggacgaatctgaattcgtcccaaaagttgttcctaatttgcgacgaaaaacttaattttgtcccaaatctgCGACGAATTCTGGGACAAATCTTAATTCATCGCAAAAGATTTATGATAAATTTGCGACAAAAACATATTTGTCGCAAAATTTAtcccaaaaattaaaaaaaaatccagaatctatttttgatttttctattattttgtttacttattacaCTTGCAACATCTTCAACAATTTATATCAAATACATCCATATACAACATCCAAACAAATCATCCCAAAACTAAACACATCATATCCATCACATCCATAATCCATATATCTTATATCCAAACAAATCATCCCAAAACTAAacacatcatattcatatatacaactaaccaaaatcCAAACAAGTTCAACAACTCATAATATCAAACATGAAAGTTCTATAACAAtccaaacaacaaatgtaacaagACAttcaaaggaaaataaaatacatatcGTCATGTCTCAGGAGCTTCGGTCGCcttccatttttctttttctgcgTCAAATTACAAATAAGTAACAtttataactaaaaaaaaatgtatcaaaCATATTAATGATATCTGTATCTAACATTTACATACATGAATGAAATTTGTTACTAAGATTGTTTGTTATAACATGCAAAGTATCATCATGACATAAAATGCAAAGTATCAATGTGAAATTAAAGTTGTTTGTAATTCATATCCTTTGTTCAAGCCTCATGTTCATATATacaaataaccaaaatccaaacaaCAAGTTCAACAAATTGATAATGAAATAAGTACATTGATAATCCTTTTACTACTTGGGTGGTTAATTTTGTATAGTTAAATGTGTGTATAAGTGCTCTTAAAAAGAGCACATTAGTATACTCACATTAGTATATATATTACATATATACTCATAAAATGCACTCTTAGTTCCTAATAGTCACTGTTATCCCCCCTACCATGTTGATTGTTGTTCAATTGGTATGCATTTGATTGTATTGCATCTGGAGGATCTGCTTGTTCTATCACTTGGGTGTGAAACTTATTACATTATTTCACTTTTTAGAAAATGTTGTTAGATGTTCACATCTCCTATGTGTGAATATTTTCAAAGTTTCATTTGTTAAATATTCTTTTTCTGTTTCTTTATCAGAGTATCACATCATTTTTAGTTTGAAACCGTCTAACCGAATAGATTTCTTCAGAACTGTTTCGAGTCTTGCATTGAACATTCAGATAGTTCCTCGATGAGTATGACCACATGCACTCCTTTTAATGATCATGGAGTGGATTCCGTATTTGCTTATGTTTAGCCTTGCTTATTTCCATGTTGGCCAAAATCTTTTGTTCAAATCATTCATATGTAATGTGTTCTAATTGTACAATGGAGGGATAAGAACTACAGCCAATCCCAAATAGTTGACACTAATATGACTTGACAGTGATGATTATATGTTGTCATTTATTCTCTTTAATTTGCAACTCAGTGAATATGCCAAACATAAGCCTTCCTGATTCATATTTCAATATATATTTGCATATCGTTATGTAACTTTTCAGGTTTGAGAACTACATTGCTCAAATGATAAATCATGTAACTGATCAGCCCCCTTCATAATTCTATTCCATATTTGCTCCTTATTCTACTTTATCTAATTGGTATATATATTAGTATATATATTACATATATACTAATGTGATTATACTAGAACAAGATTTCCAGTGccaacaaaaataataacaaatgctGGTAAAAGAATTGACAAAAGAACTCAAATCAATATTAGAGATAGTTACTCTATGAAAGGTTCAAAAGAATGATCACCAAATTAAACTAATCACTGCATCAAAAAGATGACATAATTGtaactcaaacatcaaaattatGCAAAGGCAGCATGGAATTAGTATAACACATCACAGTATAAGGTGTTCTAAaaaacaatcaaaagagcaaggacatGAAGATACAAAGCTAAATTAATAATAAGGTAGTAGAATTTGTTTGGCAGCGTTATCTTATATAGATAGCAAACATGACATAAGAAGCAATGTATCAAGGTAAAATGAAAATATAGAATCAATTATAACATGacatgaaaaaaaattcaaacataaaATTTACCATAAATTTATCAAGAATCACCACCACCGCCATTATCATCATCACCATCATCATCGTCACCGGGAGGAATTTGACTTGAAACAGAACTTAACTGAAGATGCCGCATAATAACATCTTGTTGTCGACGCATTTCTCTCATTTCTTCATCCCTGTCCTTTATAATGTCCTTCAACTGGGAAATCTCTTCAGTCAAGTTATGCATCTGCTGGGTATGTGAGGAGTAGGAAGAAGATATACGATCAACCCTATGTGTTCTGCTCAATGAACCCATTCCGAATATCTTTCTTCCCCCTTTTGGCCCCCCCACTCGCCTGTAGCCATAAATTGAAATCACTACCAACAGATGGCTCAGACCCCTCAATATCAGAACTAGCAGAAGCTGAACATCTCTGTGGTACCTCTAGCTCAACATATTTTTCttgtattgtaaaaaaaaaataaaacaaatttataataataaaattttaggaATGCAAGAGTATAAAGTTAGAACAGATACATTAATAATAGattctaagttataaattaagatcCAAAGTTTATTCAAACCTTAATTGCTTTAGCTCTGTCCCCGCtccaagtcttatcttttttCTGAAATGTGCGGGTGAAAGTATCTATAAAATTAGGCTCCTTTCCCAATTCTTTGGTCTAAACAAGATAATTAGAAataattaaatagtaaaaaaatatattaagaaaatatttgagagttaaaaaattaccaatctACGTCTATGCTCATCCACATTGATAGAGCCTCCTGCATATGTCGAAGACATTTCTCCAAGAATTAaaagattgatttattttattctgtTGACTTCTTTTTTTAAACTCCTCACTTTCCCAAAAATTTGAAATCCTTATCCAATTTTCCTCGGTGATGAATGGTGGTTTTTTCCCCCTCGACTTTGCATGATTGAGTACATGACgaatgtgatcgccacatttttTCATGAAAATCCTCTTTATTTCCATCTCATCAAACATGTCCCAAGTGAATGATCGCTGcaatagaagaaaaataaatattatatattcacttttatttaagatataaaatgattGAGATATACCTTAAATTCACTCCACCATAGCTCTCTTGTCGGTGTTGGAGTGCTTGTATAACTCATCGAGTCTCCTCTCCAATGGTTATTCACGATTCTATTAGTCTCGTGAATAACATGGACAGAATTATCAAAtctattataaattataaaaaaatttgttaaataatttaaatagttaaaaaatgaaatagtttGATTCTACTTACGAATCTCCACAAGGGGATATATGCTCTCGAGTGTCTGGTCTCTCAGCAACTGAGTGTCGAGAAGGAACGAAAGAGGGTACTGGCGACTCAATCGGTGAAGGTACTGTGGAAGGAGAAGGCACTGCCGAAGGAGAAGGCGATCATATAGAGGAAGGTACTGGCGTAGCTATATGCGATCGTACTGGCATAGGTGTATGCGATGGTACTGGCATAGGCGTATGCGACGGTGCTGCATCCTCTACTGGGGGTGTAGCAACAGTGTTTGCAGGTGCTGTAACTTGAGAGCTCCGTCTACGACCACTCCGTCGAAACatattctgaaaattcaaaaatatgataaagtaaatacaaatattaTGCTTAATgactaatttgaaaaaaaaactcacCATAATTCCTAAAAATAAGAGAGTGCACAAACCCCTGAGACGACAATGAAATATAACTTCTAATTACCTATAGAAAAACTACAGAGTATtaacatataaaatatataaatgaaaaaataaaataattatatactAATTGAGACAGATTAACTAATTGAGCTATGAGTTTTGTAATTTGcagattaaaactaaatttgcTCCTAAAAAATCAGTAtcatatatgaaaataaaatatcataaagTTTATTTTATTAAGATAACAAAACTTATCCATTACAAAAAATCAAAGTCctcattgtcattatcatcctcgtcatcatcatcgtcgtctcgtcgtcgtcgtcgtcgtcctcctcctcctcctcctcctcatcatcatcatcaatttcaatttcaattgcATCCACATTTATGACTACTCCACTGGGATCTCGTaacgttggaataatatattcctcagtaTGAAATGTATTTGTAACTTTCTCTTGTTGATAAGCAATGTCCTCCCAAcgttccttaattttttttccgtGCTTTCGTTTTACAAACGACCCACCAATCAACTTTGTCACGTTTCAAACTAGGATATGAAGCATAGAAaacttgaattgcttgttgtgccaacacaaatggttcatatttCTTGtacaatctcttatgatttatttcaaccaaattatatcgtggatgcaccttcatccctctgatAGGGTCAAACCAACGACACATGTATAGAATTACTCGCATTTCTGGGCCAGGATATTCTATCTCTAAAATTTCATCCagcaaaccataaaaatcattgcttgcaTCTCCATCATTGGATGACTTAACACAAACTCCACTTCTGATTGTAGTTTTTCCCATTCCATAATTTtcagtatgaaaattatatccatttatgaaataagCTGGCTAAGTGTGTACCATTGCTTTTGGACCCCATGCCAGATGGATTAGAAATTCTTGTTGAATGTTAGTTTGATTATCAAGAACCTAAATTCAAATACAACAATTATTACAAAATTCATAAACGAAAACCAAATTTAAATAgactacttacatatgatttgaaccatggtgcaaattcttCTTGACATAAGCAATCAAGCTCTTGTGTTGACAAATCagaatataagttttcaaaaatcctacaataaaaaaaaaatatataactcTAAATGTTATgacataaaaaatataatatctatatatatatatatatatatatatatatatatatatatatatatatatatatatatatatatatatatatactaactcATAAAAtgatgatacttctggacaattcaGTAAAATATATGTATGGGATGCCCGCCATTCTTGACCAGTTAAATATCTCTACTTACAGGGTCCACTTGatcgaccaaggtagttaaaaattgagaatgagtTTAAATTCGGATCAATAGGGCCCTCATCGTTTCTTCCTGGCCTTTGCCTTTTGTTCTGAACGTGAgactcaaaataatatgatgcaaaagttgtCACTTCCTcaacaatgtatgcattaacaatagatgcTTCAACATgtgtcttattttttatttttttcttcaaatgatataagaatctgatgatgataaaaataaattgtatTAGATATTAATCTATAATTAAATTAGTAAATTTTTATGCATTCAGAGTATGGAAGTATAGTAGAAAAAAATTACCTTTCAAAAGGATACATTCATCGAAAATGAAcaggtcctccaactttggctTCGTATGGCAAGTGAATTAAAAGGTATTCCATGGAATCAAAAAATgagggtggaaatatcctttccaagTTACACAAAATAATTGGAATGTCTCTTTCTCATTTCTCCATGTGTGATTGTCTCAAAACTGTGGAGCATATATCATGTAGAAAAATGTTTAACTCTGTAATAGCACCCCATACAAAATTTGGTAAGAGTTCCCTAAAGACAATAGGAATGAGTCTTTGCATGATTATATGATAGTCATGACttttcaaaccaatcaatttgcattctttcatatcgacacatattccaagattagagacatatcCATCTAGAAATTTTAATGATTTAAACCATTCACACATAACACGTCTCTGATCCTTATTCAATGTATAAACAACCTTTGGCTTTTGTCCCttactattttcatcgacatcaagagtgggcCTTTTACAaatgagtcgcatatcttttcttgcattcagGTTGTCTTTGGTTTTTCCATTAATATCCATCACTGTATTTGtgagattatcaaaaacattcttctcaatatgcattatatcgagattatgatgaatcaaatgactaaaccaatatggcaaatcccaaaatatactccgtttaatctatttatgtgtacttccatattcatatgttgtatCATGTGGCTCTTCAATAACAGATGAAAAGT contains:
- the LOC122012865 gene encoding protein RADIALIS-like 6, producing MASAWTEHQNKLFERALAVFDKDTPDRWHNVARAVGGGKTAEEVKSHYDLLIEDLKSIESGRVPFPNYK